AATGTCCGCGAGATAATGGATATGCCCGCGTAGCTCACCTTCATCGGACAAAATTCGTGCCCGGCGCATGGCGAAAATCTCGTCTTTTACAGACGTGAAATCAACATAGTCATGTTCTCGCAGCTCCTGGTCGATCGCCAGATAGTCTTTGACATCCTCTAGGCCTTCTGGTGCCACGAAGCGCTCCAGCATATCATCAAGAGCCAAATCCTGCACACCATCTTCTACGCCAGATTGGGCAAGCTTGTTGACGAACTTCACTTTCCCATCGAGGTCAGTGATAAACATCGGATCGGGTAAATTCGTCAACGCATCGGTAATGAACCGCCGCAAATCACGTACATGTTTAATGGCATGCGCCAATTCTTCGGCTTGTTCCGTTACCAGATCGACCGGACCAAGCGGCACCTGAAGCACTGGTATATCGGGTGTTTCAGTACGATAGTTCTTCAGCTCACCATCCATGAAATCGCTAGTTGCTTGCAAGCGCCGCCAACCCCAGACCGGGTAGACAAGCGCCAGGCCAACCAATGCCGCGCCCGGAGCGAACCAAATTTGCAAAGACAAGAGGATCGCGCTGGCCGACAAAATGAATATCACCAATCCAACTGAGACAAAAATCGTTGTCCGCGGCCGCCAGCGCCAAAACCCGATCAGCAATATCCATGTCGGAATCAAGGACAAAGCGATTTGCATTGTTGTCGAGACCGGCATCACAAATCTGTCAGCGGTTATATCATTCAACAGATTGGCCATAATCTCGACACCGGCCATTGTGCCGCCATCCCCTAACGGAACCGGATGTTGATCCCCCAAGCCTTGTGCCGTGGCGCCGACCAGAATGGTCTTGTCCTTGAGAAACGCTCTGGGAATTTCCCCATTCGCTACCGCGGCATAAGAAACCTGAGCAAAATCGCCACGGTTCGCATAAGGCATCAGCAGGGGTTGCTGACAATCACCAAGACGGCGAAATATTGCGGAACTCTCTCCATTGATCTGCCGATAAACCTGTTCCATCAAATGCGGCCAGACTATCTCGTCGTTAGAGGTACCATTCGCAGTATCCTTGAAACAAAGAGATGTCCGGCGAACCACGCCATCACGATCAAACAGCAGATTGACATGACCAATGGCTGCCGCTGCCTGCTTCAAAGACGCAATGGGTTCTTTGATATCAAATGCCGCACCATTGGTTCCCGGAAAGACGAAGTGTAAAGGAAACAGAAGATTGTCGGTTTGTGCCGCCGCGTTGGCCATCGCCATATCTTCCTCACTATCGCCAGGCTCGCTCAACAATATATCAAAAGCGATGGCCTTTGGCTCAGCATCAGCCAGCTGGTTCAGCAGTGCCGCGTGACGGGATCGTGACCATGGCCATTGCCCAAAGGTGGCCAGGCTGTCTTCGTCAATGGCGACTATCAAGACATCATCTGGCGCTTCCGGCCTGTCATATTCCGAGAGGCGATCATAAAGCAGATTGTCAAAGCCTGACAGGCTGTTCCAGTATATCAGCCCGCATACAATTAGCGAGGCCGCCAAAGCCACACCGGTCCATTCAATTCCAAGGCGGCGGCGTAGTTTCATTGGTCGTCGGTTCTCCCCAAATGGGCTATAGACAAACCCCCATCAAAACCTGCGATTAAGCGCCTAGCCAGCGACCGTCAATTTCTCGAAATCTGTCCATTTCTGAAAGACATCTTTGTCTTCCGGATCAGAAGAATATTGGGTGACGCCAACACGCCAAAAATATTCGCCATCCGGTAGATCCGATAAAGTGATCACATCTCTTGTCAGACCCGCTTCATCGACAATCGGCACCGTGTCCGTTCCGCCGAGCATCAATTGAAAACGATATGTCCGCTTTCCGCTGCCAGCACCAACCCACTTGAAACGATAGCCAAAATCACCGCTGTCAGCACTGCCACTGAGAGTGCTAAGCTGGCGTTTGAACGAATAGTTGAAGGGCATACCTTCAAAGCCATCTTCATCAATGGCAGTCGCTTTCCCAAAATAGCGACCATCGGGAATGCTGGCCAGAGAGATAGTCTGTCCGTCACCAAGCTGCTCGGTAACAACATCAACAAAACCAGCATCGGATGATATCAATATACGATGGGCTTTTGCAGTAGCGCGCGGAGCAATAGAAAAGTCCAATGTTTCTTCGGATTGCACTTTCGCCGGATCTACAATTTCTGGCGGCGTCAGCAGATCAGCCGTCGCGAGCTCGCCAGTCACTGTTGCTGCGGCTCCTACACCTTCTGGTACCGAAACGCTGGCAGCTCCATCAAAACTCTCGCCAGCCGCTACATCGATTGAACCTTCGACTGTTTCGGAGAAAGCCGTACCCGTTTCCTCATCCACACGCGTTCTGTAGTCGGTTCCACGCACGGCAGAAACAGCAACCGGTGTTCTAACCCGGTACCGGTCAGCTTTCTTGTCAAAGGGCGTCACTTTTGAACGGACCCGGCCGCTATCGACCGCAAGTTCATAGTCGATGCTGTCGGTAAGCAGAATCTGACGCAGCCGCGTAATCCGCATCTTGCTGTTTGATGGCATCGATATGCGCGAACCATCTTCAAGTTGCAGCGTCAGGAAGCTGCCGGCCGATGTCGCCAGTCGGCTACCCTCGCCAATTGCAAGCCCTCTTACAGGTGTAATGTTGCGGCCACCATCGGCTATCGCGACATTGCCGCGAAACGCACTCAAACTTGCCTCGCTCTCGCGATATTTTAACAGACGAAACGGAATGGAAATCGTTTTTCCAACGGGAATGAAACGGGGGTTGGCTATCCGGTTCAGCCGCTGAACCGTGACATAGTCCGACCGCTTGCGCATATATTTTTGCGCAAGTTCAAACAGCGTATCACCCTTTTTGAAAACATAGTCCACGCGCATATTATCCGCGCTGGTCTGCGCCTGCGCTGCCAGAGGCGTGATGGAAATTGGGGCTATTGAAACAAGAGCGAAAAGCCGCAAGTAGCTCGAAACTTGCCGTTTACTGGTCCCTAAGGCCATGGTTACACCCCTTTGTTTAAGGTCTCCAATCTGTAGCCATAGCCGAAAACAGTGAAAATCCGAAACCCGTTCTCGGGCGTCAGCGATAATTTTGACCTTATACGCGACACATGCATGTCAAGCGTCCGGGTCGCCAGATGCGCATTGGTGCGCCAGACGGTTTCCATGATGTAGCGTCGCGACAAGGTTCGGTCGCGATTGCGGAACATCAAATCGGTCAGCTCAAATTCTTTCGCCGTCAGCGAAACTTCATTTTCCTTGTGCCGCACCTTTTGCTCAATACGGTCAAGTATATATTCGCCATATTGCGCAGTCGTTTCCATCGCGGTTGCACCGCTGCTGCGCCGAAGGATAGCATTAATCCGTGCCGCAATAACATTGGGATCTTCCGGCTTGGTAATATAGTCGTCCGCTCCTGC
This DNA window, taken from Parasphingorhabdus litoris DSM 22379, encodes the following:
- a CDS encoding CHASE2 domain-containing protein, encoding MKLRRRLGIEWTGVALAASLIVCGLIYWNSLSGFDNLLYDRLSEYDRPEAPDDVLIVAIDEDSLATFGQWPWSRSRHAALLNQLADAEPKAIAFDILLSEPGDSEEDMAMANAAAQTDNLLFPLHFVFPGTNGAAFDIKEPIASLKQAAAAIGHVNLLFDRDGVVRRTSLCFKDTANGTSNDEIVWPHLMEQVYRQINGESSAIFRRLGDCQQPLLMPYANRGDFAQVSYAAVANGEIPRAFLKDKTILVGATAQGLGDQHPVPLGDGGTMAGVEIMANLLNDITADRFVMPVSTTMQIALSLIPTWILLIGFWRWRPRTTIFVSVGLVIFILSASAILLSLQIWFAPGAALVGLALVYPVWGWRRLQATSDFMDGELKNYRTETPDIPVLQVPLGPVDLVTEQAEELAHAIKHVRDLRRFITDALTNLPDPMFITDLDGKVKFVNKLAQSGVEDGVQDLALDDMLERFVAPEGLEDVKDYLAIDQELREHDYVDFTSVKDEIFAMRRARILSDEGELRGHIHYLADITEVANAAQEREEVLQLLSHDMRSPQAAILALLDGQDATDENKRIESHARRTLALADNFVGLARIKSSEFSGEEILLSDLVIEANDSLWPLAKQRGIKSTVEDYTEGAFIIGEPSSLYRSFANLIDNAIKYSPDDSDIEIVLRSIDLDKQAFVSVTITDQGNGIAEDMLDQLFERFASNDDDSHGTVKGTGLGLNFVSAVMARHGGSIRAENVREGGARFTVLLPLAPEPEELV
- a CDS encoding FecR domain-containing protein; its protein translation is MALGTSKRQVSSYLRLFALVSIAPISITPLAAQAQTSADNMRVDYVFKKGDTLFELAQKYMRKRSDYVTVQRLNRIANPRFIPVGKTISIPFRLLKYRESEASLSAFRGNVAIADGGRNITPVRGLAIGEGSRLATSAGSFLTLQLEDGSRISMPSNSKMRITRLRQILLTDSIDYELAVDSGRVRSKVTPFDKKADRYRVRTPVAVSAVRGTDYRTRVDEETGTAFSETVEGSIDVAAGESFDGAASVSVPEGVGAAATVTGELATADLLTPPEIVDPAKVQSEETLDFSIAPRATAKAHRILISSDAGFVDVVTEQLGDGQTISLASIPDGRYFGKATAIDEDGFEGMPFNYSFKRQLSTLSGSADSGDFGYRFKWVGAGSGKRTYRFQLMLGGTDTVPIVDEAGLTRDVITLSDLPDGEYFWRVGVTQYSSDPEDKDVFQKWTDFEKLTVAG
- a CDS encoding response regulator transcription factor; the protein is MRVAIADDDKEIVEYLGKIVEGQGHVFVGFAEGNALTNALLRDTFDLVILDWNMPGKTGMQILEWMEDAVDERPPVMMMTSRTAKQDISDALNAGADDYITKPEDPNVIAARINAILRRSSGATAMETTAQYGEYILDRIEQKVRHKENEVSLTAKEFELTDLMFRNRDRTLSRRYIMETVWRTNAHLATRTLDMHVSRIRSKLSLTPENGFRIFTVFGYGYRLETLNKGV